The Indicator indicator isolate 239-I01 chromosome 32, UM_Iind_1.1, whole genome shotgun sequence genome contains a region encoding:
- the PRKCZ gene encoding protein kinase C zeta type isoform X3 produces MDGIKISQGLGLQDFDLIRVIGRGSYAKVLLVRLKKNDQIYAMKVVKKELVHDDEDIDWVQTEKHVFEQASSNPFLVGLHSCFQTTSRIRKLSPRELFLVIEYVNGGDLMFHMQRQRKLPEEHARFYAAEICIALNFLHERGIIYRDLKLDNVLLDAEGHIKLTDYGMCKEGLGPGDTTSTFCGTPNYIAPEILRGEEYGFSVDWWALGVLMFEMMAGRSPFDIITDNPDMNTEDYLFQVILEKPIRIPRFLSVKASHVLKGFLNKDPKERLGCQPQTGFSDIKSHTFFRSIDWDLLEKKQASPPFQPQITDDYGLDNFDTQFTSEPVQLTPDDEDIIKRIDQSEFEGFEYINPLLLSTEETV; encoded by the exons ATGGATGGAATTAAGATTTCTCAGGGGCTTGGACTACAGGACTTTGATTTGATCAGAGTTATTGGACGTGGAAGTTACGCCAAAGTTCTTTTAGTTCGGTTAAAAAAGAATGACCAAATCTATGCTATGAAAGTAGTGAAGAAAGAATTGGTCCATGATGATGAG GATATTGATTGGGTACAGACAGAGAAACATGTGTTTGAACAAGCATCCAGTAACCCATTCCTAGTTGGTTTACATTCATGCTTTCAAACAACAAGTCG GATAAGAAAATTGTCACCAAGGGA ATTGTTTCTTGTCATAGAGTATGTCAATGGGGGAGACCTCATGTTTCATATGCAACGGCAAAGGAAACTTCCAGAAGAACATGCAAG GTTTTATGCTGCTGAAATTTGTATTGCTCTAAACTTCCTTCATGAAAGAGGCATCATCTACAGAGATTTAAAACTAGACAATGTTCTTTTAGATGCAGAGGGTCACATCAAGTTAACAGATTATGGCATGTGTAAG GAAGGTTTGGGCCCTGGTGACACTACAAGCACTTTCTGTGGGACGCCAAATTATATTGCACCAGAGATCCTCAGAGGAGAAGAATATG GGTTCAGTGTGGACTGGTGGGCTCTTGGGGTGCTGATGTTTGAAATGATGGCAGGAAGGTCTCCGTTCGATATTATTACTGACAATCCAGACATGAACACTGAAGATTACCTCTTCCAAG TTATTCTTGAGAAGCCAATCCGGATTCCAAGGTTTCTTTCTGTCAAGGCTTCCCATGTgttaaaaggatttttaaacAAG GACCCCAAAGAAAGGCTTGGTTGTCAGCCCCAGACAGGATTCTCTGATATCAAGTCTCACACGTTTTTCCGCAGCATAGACTGGGACCTG ctggaaaagaagcaagcaagcccTCCATTTCAGCCTCAGATCACAGATGATTATGGCTTGGATAACTTCGATACACAGTTCACCAGCGAACCTGTGCAGCTGACCCCAGATGATGA ggATATAATCAAGCGAATAGATCAGTCAGAGTTTGAAGGATTTGAATATATTAATCCATTGTTGCTGTCAACAGAAGAAACAGTATGA